One window of Camelina sativa cultivar DH55 chromosome 4, Cs, whole genome shotgun sequence genomic DNA carries:
- the LOC104781281 gene encoding uncharacterized protein LOC104781281: protein MSGSVSIKPDDKKEEKPAAAMLPPPPKPTASSMEMQSGKNKSRRKRNCKICVCFSILLFLLICIIIIILAFTLFKPKRPVTTMDSISVERLRASVNPLLLKVFLNLTLNVDLSLKNPNRVGFSYDSSSALLSYRGQLIGEAPLPASRIAPRKTHLLNLTLTLMADRLLSESELLSDVMAGVIPLNTFVKVSGKVSVLKIFKIKVQSSSSCDLIVSVSDRNVTSQNCKYSTKL from the coding sequence ATGAGTGGTTCTGTTTCAATCAAACCCGATgataaaaaggaagagaagcCAGCAGCTGCCATGTTACCACCACCTCCCAAACCAACCGCTTCTTCCATGGAAATGCAATCCGGTAAAAATAAATCGCGGCGGAAACGCAACTGCAAAATCTGCGTCTGTTTCAGtatcctcctcttcctcctcatctgtataatcatcatcatcttagcTTTCACTCTCTTCAAACCAAAACGCCCAGTCACAACCATGGATTCCATCTCCGTCGAACGTCTCCGAGCTTCCGTCAACCCACTCCTCCTCAAAGTCTTCCTAAACCTAACGCTAAACGTCGATCTCTCGCTCAAAAACCCTAACCGGGTCGGGTTCAGCTACGATTCGTCCTCGGCGCTGCTTAGCTACAGAGGCCAGCTCATCGGAGAAGCTCCACTCCCTGCGAGCCGAATCGCGCCGCGGAAAACGCATCTTTTGAATCTGACGCTGACGCTAATGGCGGATCGGTTGTTATCTGAGTCGGAGCTTTTGTCTGATGTCATGGCTGGCGTCATACCGCTCAACACGTTTGTTAAAGTCTCTGGTAAAGTAAGCGTTCTCAAAATCTTCAAGATTAAGGTTCAGTCGTCTTCTTCGTGTGATCTCATCGTCTCTGTCTCGGATCGTAATGTCACGAGTCAGAACTGTAAATATTCAACTAAGTTATAA
- the LOC109132406 gene encoding protein SCARECROW-like, which produces MEALQATGKRLSDFADKLGLPFEFCPLAEKVGNLDTERLNVRKREAVAVHWLQHSLYDVTGSDAHTLWLLQRLAPKVVTVVEQDLSHAGSFLGRFVEAIHYYSALFDSLGASYGEESEERHVVEQQLLSKEIRNVLAVGGPSRSGEVKFESWREKMQQCGFKGISLAGNAATQATLLXCHTLVKTKLQRSLPEREKEQKHSSICSSSQL; this is translated from the exons ATGGAAGCTCTTCAGGCTACTGGGAAACGTCTTTCGGATTTCGCGGATAAGCTTGGTCTACCTTTTGAGTTCTGTCCTTTAGCTGAGAAAGTTGGAAACTTGGACACTGAGAGACTCAATGTGAGGAAGAGAGAAGCTGTTGCTGTTCACTGGCTTCAACATTCTCTTTATGATGTTACTGGCTCTGATGCACACACTCTCTGGTTACTCCAAAG ATTAGCTCCTAAAGTTGTGACAGTAGTTGAACAAGACCTGAGCCATGCTGGTTCCTTCTTAGGAAGATTTGTGGAAGCAATACATTACTACTCAGCACTGTTTGATTCGTTGGGAGCAAGCTACGGCgaagagagtgaagagagaCATGTGGTGGAGCAGCAGCTATTATCGAAAGAGATACGGAATGTATTGGCCGTGGGAGGACCGTCTAGGAGCGGGGAAGTGAAGTTTGAGAGCTGGAGGGAGAAAATGCAACAATGTGGGTTTAAAGGTATATCTTTAGCTGGCAATGCAGCTACACAAGCGACTCTTCTGNTATGTCATACACTTGTAAAGACT AAACTACAAAGATCATTACCAGAAcgagagaaagaacaaaagcatTCATCTATATGCTCATCGTCTCAACTCTAA